A single region of the Malaclemys terrapin pileata isolate rMalTer1 chromosome 2, rMalTer1.hap1, whole genome shotgun sequence genome encodes:
- the LOC128831976 gene encoding ly6/PLAUR domain-containing protein 2-like: MKGLLCVLLAAVVCMELAHALQCYTCLEPMSASLCMTISNCSTNDIVCKTVMYSLEEVFPFVGDSTVIKGCAQKCIPSDVDEIGGSRPTFCCNSDLCNVDGAVSIQISYVVMGISASFLCVLLRTGP; the protein is encoded by the exons ATGAAGGGGCTTCTGTGTGTTCTGCTGGCTGCGGTTGTGTGCATGGAGCTAG CCCACGCCTTGCAGTGTTACACATGCCTGGAGCCGATGAGCGCCTCCCTGTGCATGACCATCAGCAACTGCTCCACGAATGACATTGTGTGCAAGACAGTCATGTACTCCCTAGAGGAAG TTTTCCCCTTCGTGGGCGACTCAACCGTCATCAAGGGGTGCGCTCAGAAATGCATCCCGTCCGACGTGGATGAAATCGGGGGCTCTCGCCCCACCTTCTGCTGTAACTCTGACTTGTGCAACGTGGATGGGGCGGTCAGCATACAAATCAGCTACGTGGTGATGGGGATTTCAGCCAGTTTCCTCTGCGTTCTCCTCAGGACTGGGCCGTGA